In Aulosira sp. FACHB-615, the DNA window AAGATAATGATATTAGACAAGTTTTTTTAAAGTATGGTTCTATCAAGAGACTTGTAGTTTCTACTAACCAGAAAACAGGTGAAAAAAGAGGCTTTGCAGTTGTAGAAATGGCAACAGATACTGAAGAAATTGCTGCGATTCATGGGTTAAGAGGTACTGAAT includes these proteins:
- a CDS encoding RNA-binding protein; the protein is MSVYIGNLSYEVEDNDIRQVFLKYGSIKRLVVSTNQKTGEKRGFAVVEMATDTEEIAAIHGLRGTEWMGYNLKVNRAKTIADVS